From Deltaproteobacteria bacterium, the proteins below share one genomic window:
- the rpmG gene encoding 50S ribosomal protein L33, whose translation MARIIIQMECTECKNRNYSTTKNKTTTPDRLELKKFCPTCRKHTVHKETK comes from the coding sequence ATGGCTAGAATAATTATTCAAATGGAATGCACAGAGTGTAAGAACAGGAATTATTCGACAACGAAGAATAAAACCACAACACCGGACCGTCTGGAGCTCAAGAAATTTTGCCCAACATGCCGGAAACACACTGTACATAAGGAGACGAAATAA
- the secE gene encoding preprotein translocase subunit SecE: MPNLRKWVNLSFLICGVLVGFLFREAFSSLYDWIGWRVYDWVLSPADLSGIAVGFILFVGLVRSEKATNFLTDVLVELSKVTWPNRKETLVSTGVVSILLGIAALCVTLFDSVWMWITEKFLY; this comes from the coding sequence ATGCCTAATTTAAGAAAATGGGTCAATTTAAGTTTTCTGATTTGCGGTGTTCTGGTTGGATTTTTATTTCGAGAAGCCTTTAGTTCTCTTTACGACTGGATCGGATGGCGGGTCTATGATTGGGTTTTAAGCCCGGCCGATTTGTCGGGTATTGCCGTTGGCTTTATTCTTTTTGTCGGGTTGGTTCGTTCTGAAAAGGCGACCAATTTTTTAACCGACGTTTTGGTTGAATTGAGTAAAGTCACTTGGCCCAATCGAAAAGAAACTCTTGTTTCAACCGGTGTTGTTTCCATTTTATTGGGCATTGCGGCGCTTTGTGTGACGCTTTTTGATTCCGTTTGGATGTGGATAACAGAAAAATTTTTGTATTAA
- the nusG gene encoding transcription termination/antitermination protein NusG, whose protein sequence is MSKNWYVVHTYSGYEQKAKQALEERVKSMKVADFFEEILVPQENVVEVKKGVKKTTSRQFFPGYILVKMELNDKTWHVVKETPRITGFVGGSLKPPVVPDEEVRRILGQIEEGTLKPKPKVSFDKGENIRVISGPFTSFLGLVDEVNEDKGRLRVMVSIFGRSTPIELDFIQVEKVT, encoded by the coding sequence ATGTCAAAAAACTGGTACGTTGTGCATACCTACTCGGGTTACGAGCAAAAGGCGAAACAGGCGCTGGAAGAACGCGTCAAATCGATGAAAGTCGCCGATTTTTTTGAGGAGATTCTGGTTCCTCAAGAAAATGTGGTGGAGGTCAAAAAAGGGGTTAAGAAAACCACAAGCCGGCAATTTTTCCCGGGTTATATCCTCGTTAAAATGGAGCTCAATGACAAAACATGGCATGTGGTTAAGGAAACCCCTCGAATCACGGGTTTTGTGGGAGGGAGTTTAAAACCCCCCGTTGTCCCGGATGAGGAGGTCAGAAGGATTTTGGGGCAGATTGAAGAGGGAACTTTAAAACCGAAACCAAAAGTATCATTTGACAAAGGGGAGAATATTCGCGTAATAAGCGGCCCTTTCACCAGTTTTTTGGGTCTTGTTGATGAAGTGAACGAAGACAAGGGTCGTTTGCGTGTGATGGTTAGTATTTTTGGCCGCTCTACACCCATCGAACTGGACTTCATACAGGTGGAGAAGGTGACTTAA